The Flavobacterium marginilacus genome window below encodes:
- a CDS encoding DUF1330 domain-containing protein yields the protein MNKIITASIAICFAFASMLSSAQVKTPTTAKHYFVIANYDVKDRALYNQYNEVASSFVTKSNGKVIVYNENPSVLEGKPGALIAIAEFPTLADAESFYNSKEYNVAKKLRIKATEGWVILTEGNATDAFTSNQPRAYQFINYTIKDRTVYNKYLKATTGLGKKYGAKFFIFNEKLTVLEGHPETVLGVAEFAGIAEAEKFYNSPEYTSARQLRLASTKGWALRTISLTQSSKIMDIQVNAKNAEFIDGIAELMAHSIRTPILHTPDQYGMTYEDIFFPAIDGVTLEGWFIPAKNSNKLIICNHPMPANRSGYPGHLDPWKIFGGFEVNFLPEYKILHDAGYNIIAYDMRNHGRSGAGNGGIVAHGIVEYRDVIGSLRYAFTL from the coding sequence ATGAACAAAATAATCACGGCATCAATAGCAATTTGTTTTGCATTTGCCTCAATGCTTTCTTCAGCTCAGGTCAAAACACCTACAACCGCAAAGCATTACTTTGTAATAGCAAATTATGATGTGAAAGACCGAGCACTTTACAATCAATATAATGAGGTTGCAAGTTCGTTTGTTACAAAGAGTAATGGAAAAGTAATTGTTTACAATGAAAATCCATCAGTGCTGGAAGGAAAACCTGGGGCTTTGATTGCCATTGCAGAATTTCCAACCCTTGCCGATGCCGAAAGCTTCTACAACTCAAAGGAATATAATGTTGCCAAAAAGCTTAGAATTAAAGCCACAGAAGGCTGGGTAATACTTACAGAAGGTAATGCTACTGATGCTTTTACATCAAATCAGCCGAGGGCATACCAATTTATAAACTACACGATAAAAGACCGAACGGTTTATAATAAGTATTTGAAAGCCACAACTGGACTTGGCAAAAAATATGGTGCAAAATTTTTTATTTTCAATGAAAAACTGACGGTACTGGAAGGTCATCCTGAAACGGTTCTTGGTGTGGCAGAGTTTGCAGGTATTGCGGAAGCAGAAAAGTTTTATAATTCACCAGAATATACTTCCGCCAGACAATTACGTCTTGCATCCACAAAAGGTTGGGCATTGCGAACTATTTCTTTAACACAAAGCAGTAAAATAATGGATATACAAGTCAATGCAAAAAACGCAGAATTTATCGATGGCATAGCGGAATTGATGGCGCATTCTATCCGTACGCCGATTTTGCATACGCCCGACCAATATGGAATGACGTATGAAGATATATTTTTCCCTGCGATAGATGGTGTAACATTGGAAGGATGGTTTATTCCTGCCAAAAATTCCAATAAATTAATCATCTGCAATCATCCGATGCCTGCCAACCGTTCCGGCTATCCTGGTCATTTGGACCCGTGGAAAATTTTTGGAGGTTTTGAAGTCAATTTTTTACCAGAATACAAAATTTTGCACGACGCTGGCTACAATATCATTGCGTATGATATGCGTAATCACGGACGTAGCGGTGCAGGAAATGGCGGTATTGTAGCACACGGCATCGTAGAATATCGCGATGTTATTGGCTCATTGCGTTATGCCTTTACTTTGTAA
- a CDS encoding IS110 family transposase produces the protein MKNYLFFVGIDVSKLKLDVTFLEKPLGKKTFHFLVSNDVKGIKEIVKQLNSRKIALENVLVSFEDTGVYSLPLGCYLTQYKIDYWMIPAIEIKRSKGISRGKTDKNDSKDIAFYALTHLHKLRLTQLPELSLMELKLLFTEREKLLKTLRIIGSTSEGIGYIPKEAMDDVLKINKVVVKQLQKAIEKVEQKMKEIIQSNEQLKLQNELIQSIPGVGPQTALYIILVTKSFQSFENWRQVACYAGVAPFEYSSGSSIKGRTKVNHLADKKLKSLLNMCALNSKKHDTELKQYYERKVAEGKSKMLVLNNIRCKLLGRIFATINRGTPYVNIKKFAA, from the coding sequence ATGAAAAACTATTTATTTTTTGTAGGGATTGATGTTTCTAAGTTAAAATTAGATGTTACTTTTCTTGAAAAACCATTAGGAAAGAAAACATTTCACTTTTTAGTAAGCAATGACGTCAAAGGGATTAAAGAGATTGTAAAGCAATTAAACAGCCGGAAAATTGCTTTGGAAAACGTATTGGTTAGTTTTGAAGACACTGGTGTTTATTCACTTCCTTTGGGATGTTATTTGACTCAGTACAAGATCGATTATTGGATGATTCCAGCCATTGAAATCAAACGCAGTAAAGGAATCTCCAGAGGGAAAACTGATAAAAATGACTCTAAGGATATTGCGTTTTATGCCTTAACACATTTGCACAAGCTACGATTAACACAGCTTCCAGAGTTATCATTAATGGAACTTAAATTACTTTTTACAGAGCGTGAAAAACTACTTAAAACCCTGCGTATCATAGGAAGTACCAGTGAAGGAATCGGCTACATCCCCAAAGAAGCTATGGATGATGTTTTAAAAATTAACAAAGTAGTTGTTAAACAGCTTCAAAAAGCAATCGAAAAAGTTGAACAGAAAATGAAAGAAATCATTCAATCCAATGAGCAGCTCAAATTGCAGAATGAACTCATCCAAAGTATCCCAGGAGTTGGACCACAAACTGCCTTGTATATTATCTTAGTTACCAAATCGTTTCAGTCCTTCGAAAACTGGCGACAAGTGGCTTGTTATGCAGGAGTGGCTCCATTTGAATACAGTTCGGGCAGTTCTATTAAAGGAAGGACAAAGGTCAATCATCTGGCAGATAAAAAACTAAAATCGTTACTGAATATGTGCGCTTTAAACAGCAAAAAACACGACACAGAACTTAAACAATATTACGAACGAAAAGTAGCCGAAGGAAAATCAAAAATGTTGGTTTTAAATAATATAAGATGCAAACTATTAGGACGAATTTTTGCAACCATTAACCGCGGAACACCTTATGTCAACATTAAAAAATTTGCAGCGTAA
- a CDS encoding NAD(P)H-dependent oxidoreductase: protein MKTKFLFAMFITLLSFGTTINAQTKSADKQKTVLLINAHLTYPGLSEGKLNQAFYNKAKEFFISQNYKVLETKIEAGYNVDEEVEKHMQADIIVLQTPVNWENAPWIYKKYVDDVFTSAMKSAKFLSGDGRSATDPTKEYGTGGKMQGKKFLLSATWNAPEESFNNPKQPLWKGKSADDALSNIGANYAFVGYTVLPGHYCYDVFHNKHIKEDLENYPKYLKKVLGL from the coding sequence ATGAAAACAAAATTTTTATTCGCAATGTTCATCACATTGCTGTCATTCGGAACTACAATTAATGCGCAAACAAAATCTGCTGATAAACAGAAAACCGTTTTGCTTATCAATGCCCACTTAACTTATCCAGGCCTATCCGAGGGTAAGTTGAATCAAGCTTTTTATAATAAAGCCAAAGAATTTTTCATTTCACAAAACTACAAGGTTTTAGAAACAAAAATTGAAGCTGGCTACAATGTAGATGAAGAAGTGGAAAAACATATGCAAGCCGATATTATCGTATTGCAAACACCCGTAAACTGGGAAAATGCACCTTGGATTTATAAAAAATATGTAGATGATGTATTTACCAGTGCAATGAAAAGCGCAAAATTTCTTTCAGGAGATGGACGTTCAGCTACTGACCCAACTAAAGAATATGGAACGGGTGGAAAAATGCAAGGTAAAAAGTTTTTACTTTCTGCTACTTGGAATGCTCCCGAAGAAAGTTTCAACAACCCAAAACAACCGCTTTGGAAAGGAAAAAGTGCCGATGATGCATTGTCTAATATAGGTGCAAATTATGCATTTGTAGGATATACGGTATTGCCGGGACACTATTGCTACGATGTTTTTCATAACAAACATATCAAAGAAGATTTAGAAAATTATCCAAAATATTTAAAAAAAGTATTAGGCCTCTAA
- a CDS encoding NAD(P)H-dependent oxidoreductase, translated as MSTTKKVLLINTHLTYPGWSEGTLNASFHQKAKDFFLANNFEVVETKVEDGYNAEEEVEKHLEADIIVLQTPINWFGAPWIYKKYVDDVFNSGLQSAKFLVGDGRTREDATKQYGTGGKMQGKKFMVSSTWNAPAASFDDPNQVLFEGRSTADALIQITSNYRFCGADVVADYNCFDIFKDGDIVGTLENYPEHLKKVFSL; from the coding sequence ATGAGTACAACAAAAAAGGTTTTATTAATTAACACACATTTAACGTATCCAGGTTGGAGCGAAGGCACACTGAATGCTTCATTTCATCAAAAAGCTAAAGATTTTTTTTTAGCGAATAATTTTGAAGTTGTAGAAACAAAAGTAGAAGATGGCTACAACGCTGAAGAAGAAGTAGAAAAGCATCTGGAAGCAGATATTATTGTTTTGCAAACCCCAATCAACTGGTTTGGTGCGCCATGGATTTACAAAAAATATGTAGATGATGTTTTTAACAGTGGTTTACAAAGTGCAAAATTTCTTGTTGGCGATGGAAGAACAAGAGAAGATGCAACAAAACAATACGGAACAGGCGGAAAAATGCAAGGCAAAAAGTTTATGGTTTCCTCTACTTGGAATGCACCAGCAGCCAGTTTTGACGATCCAAACCAAGTTTTATTTGAAGGCAGAAGTACGGCTGATGCTTTAATTCAAATTACCAGTAATTACCGTTTTTGCGGTGCTGATGTTGTTGCAGATTACAACTGTTTTGATATTTTTAAAGATGGTGATATTGTGGGAACTTTAGAAAATTATCCAGAACATTTGAAAAAAGTATTTAGTTTATAA
- a CDS encoding NAD(P)H-dependent oxidoreductase: protein MNKTQTVLLINTHLTYPTFSEGLLNASFHQKAKDFFENANFKVLETKVEEAYNIDEEVEKHLQADIIILQTPINWFGAPWIYKKYVDEVFSSAGTSKKFLEDDGRSRKDLTRQYGTGGYLQGKKFMVSATWNAPKESFEDPNQILFQGRSTADFFIPITSNYRFCGVDIVADYNCFDIYKGGDIVRDLENYPSHLKKVFGI, encoded by the coding sequence ATGAACAAAACCCAGACAGTACTTTTAATCAATACCCATTTAACATACCCAACATTTAGTGAGGGTTTACTGAATGCTTCATTTCATCAAAAGGCAAAAGATTTTTTTGAAAATGCCAATTTTAAAGTATTAGAAACAAAAGTTGAAGAAGCATATAATATTGATGAAGAAGTAGAAAAGCATTTGCAAGCGGACATTATAATTCTTCAAACTCCTATAAATTGGTTTGGTGCACCTTGGATTTACAAAAAATATGTAGATGAGGTTTTCAGCAGTGCTGGTACAAGCAAGAAATTTCTTGAGGATGATGGGCGTAGCAGAAAAGATCTAACTCGTCAATATGGAACCGGCGGATACCTGCAAGGTAAAAAATTTATGGTTTCTGCTACTTGGAATGCACCGAAAGAAAGTTTTGAGGATCCCAACCAGATTTTATTTCAAGGAAGAAGTACGGCAGATTTCTTTATTCCAATCACCAGTAACTATCGTTTTTGCGGCGTAGATATTGTGGCAGATTATAATTGTTTTGATATTTATAAGGGTGGAGATATTGTTAGGGACTTGGAAAATTATCCATCCCATTTGAAAAAAGTTTTTGGCATATAA
- a CDS encoding YceI family protein has translation MKKSFINFFALLLIIAVNTDISAQKVITKTGSIKFQASVPSYEEVAAENKSVSAVLEQSTGDFAALVLIKGFRFKVALMEEHFNENYMESEKFSKATLKGKIEDFDTSKITASSKIFTLNGDLTIHGKTKTVSVPVKVSKSPNGLIVNGTFEVKPEDFDIEIPSVVSKKIADKIKITYNFTLLKISITK, from the coding sequence ATGAAAAAATCATTTATCAATTTCTTTGCATTACTGCTGATTATTGCTGTAAATACAGACATATCTGCACAAAAAGTGATAACAAAAACCGGCAGTATAAAATTTCAGGCATCTGTGCCTTCGTATGAAGAAGTTGCGGCAGAAAATAAAAGCGTGTCAGCCGTTTTAGAACAATCCACTGGAGATTTTGCTGCTTTAGTCTTGATAAAAGGTTTTCGTTTCAAAGTTGCTTTAATGGAGGAGCATTTTAATGAAAATTATATGGAATCCGAAAAATTTTCTAAGGCCACGCTAAAAGGAAAAATTGAAGATTTTGATACCTCAAAAATAACAGCCAGCTCTAAAATTTTTACTTTAAATGGAGATTTGACAATTCATGGTAAAACAAAAACTGTTTCTGTACCTGTAAAAGTTTCCAAATCTCCGAACGGGCTTATTGTAAACGGCACGTTTGAAGTAAAGCCCGAAGATTTTGATATTGAAATACCAAGCGTAGTCAGTAAAAAAATCGCTGACAAAATAAAAATTACTTACAATTTTACATTGCTTAAAATAAGTATCACCAAATAA
- a CDS encoding c-type cytochrome, whose translation MKKAIALTFLLAALTSCSNSDTYDDISTTPTTPTTPDPGTPTTTITYTQNIKSIIDANCISCHSSTGAASFRPLTTYAGVKAAVQSAGLLSRIQLQNGQQGLMPQGGRMSQTNIDLILKWNTDGLKEN comes from the coding sequence ATGAAAAAAGCAATTGCACTTACATTTTTACTGGCTGCGCTTACGAGCTGCAGTAATTCTGACACTTATGATGATATCTCAACGACGCCAACGACACCAACAACACCAGATCCTGGGACACCAACGACCACAATTACTTATACACAAAATATAAAATCAATTATTGATGCTAATTGTATAAGCTGTCATTCAAGCACAGGAGCAGCATCTTTCAGGCCTTTAACAACTTATGCAGGAGTTAAAGCAGCTGTTCAAAGTGCTGGTCTATTAAGCAGAATTCAGCTGCAGAACGGTCAGCAGGGACTTATGCCTCAAGGCGGAAGAATGTCTCAGACAAATATTGATTTAATTTTAAAATGGAATACCGACGGACTTAAAGAGAATTAA
- a CDS encoding DUF5777 family beta-barrel protein, which yields MKKFLIPICLLLATMAYSQDDLLKSLDSTQVEDSHSTATFKALQLVTLQTTKMPAKKEFYFVVSHRFGTVKDGLNSFFGLDNATTKLGGIYGVTDWLSVSLSRHTLNKMYETGLKYRLARQDANFPVDIVGYSVADINTYLEEDQYPGLEFKHRLTSVQQLLISRKISKKLSLEIIPSFVHKNLYNPDIENDNQFSFGGGGRYKLTKRLSLNLEYMHNFDKPNFYENPLSVGLDVETGGHVFQLIFTNSQSMSESGYLTNAAGEWNKGDFFFGFNLYRVF from the coding sequence ATGAAGAAATTTTTAATTCCAATATGCCTTTTATTGGCTACTATGGCTTATTCTCAAGATGATCTTTTAAAAAGCCTTGATTCTACTCAGGTTGAGGACAGTCATTCTACAGCAACATTTAAAGCCTTACAGCTTGTTACACTGCAGACAACAAAAATGCCCGCCAAGAAAGAATTTTATTTTGTTGTCTCTCACCGATTTGGAACTGTAAAAGATGGCTTGAACAGTTTCTTTGGACTTGATAATGCAACCACAAAACTGGGCGGTATATACGGAGTTACAGATTGGCTTTCTGTCAGTCTTTCTAGACATACCTTAAATAAAATGTATGAAACAGGACTTAAATACAGACTGGCCAGACAAGATGCTAATTTTCCAGTTGATATTGTCGGGTACAGTGTAGCAGATATAAATACTTATCTGGAAGAAGATCAATATCCAGGACTGGAATTCAAACACAGGCTTACTTCTGTGCAGCAGTTACTGATTTCAAGAAAAATCAGCAAAAAGCTTTCATTAGAAATTATTCCTTCATTTGTACATAAAAATCTTTACAATCCCGATATCGAAAACGACAATCAGTTTTCTTTTGGCGGAGGCGGACGCTATAAATTAACAAAAAGGCTATCTCTGAATTTAGAATACATGCACAATTTTGACAAGCCAAATTTTTATGAAAACCCACTGTCTGTAGGACTTGATGTCGAAACCGGCGGACATGTTTTTCAGCTCATCTTTACCAATTCACAGTCCATGAGCGAGAGCGGATACCTCACTAATGCAGCTGGCGAATGGAACAAAGGAGACTTCTTTTTTGGATTTAACTTATACAGAGTATTTTAA
- a CDS encoding OB-fold protein: MKRKRIAYVIAGALLVAAGGIYFYYGFLFKEARNIESEMPERSIAATKLIADYTADPQKADSLYLNKTIEITGLATKKTDSAVVLENSVFCVFNKEIKNKPISKNLTVKGKCIGYDELFEEVKLDQCTINK, translated from the coding sequence ATGAAAAGAAAAAGAATAGCATATGTAATTGCAGGAGCGCTTTTAGTGGCTGCAGGGGGCATTTATTTTTATTACGGATTTCTCTTTAAGGAAGCCAGAAATATAGAATCAGAAATGCCGGAACGCAGTATAGCTGCAACAAAATTAATTGCTGATTATACCGCTGACCCACAAAAAGCAGATTCTTTATACCTAAACAAAACTATCGAAATAACTGGTTTGGCAACAAAAAAAACAGATTCGGCAGTAGTTCTTGAAAATAGTGTTTTTTGTGTTTTTAATAAGGAAATCAAAAATAAGCCAATCAGCAAAAACTTGACCGTAAAAGGCAAATGCATTGGTTATGATGAACTTTTTGAAGAAGTAAAACTAGATCAATGCACCATTAATAAATAA
- a CDS encoding TonB-dependent receptor — MFFIFFLALNLFSQDKEKAMPFKKIITNIEQQHQVVFNYTEDNVTGLHLIPPGKSLSLDQKLQYLSRNTNLSFELIEGKFINIYKKESRPQIICGYVFSDIDKKPIENANVRLSSGTQITTDSEGYFEFEKGSKNIFSISHIGFVTKKIISENLDSKDCLKIVLESEITELEEIKTNAILASGISKNSDGSFEIKPKKFGILPGLIEPDALQTMQQIPGVNSIDESVSSINVRGGTHDQNLFLWNGIRIFQTGHFFGLISVFNPNLAHTISIYKNGSSAFYGESVSSVVAISSTPETAEKNSFSAGINMINADIYAKYNLSKKSYIEISARKSITDYLETPTYKEYFNKVFQNTTITDFSKNQNINYQSDKEFDFYDATFKYAQKIGHKDLMIVDLITIKDNLKVFQSASVNNTNKSETNILRQQNYGGNLSWKRNWNSFNTTKINIYNSAYELLGDQKTTNENQTVTQENTVGNNGINLENNHTLNSKLSINNGYQFNEIGITNLEQVNIPSFYRKIKDVLRTHTLILEGKYNDTLSRIILNAGVRLNYIDKFKKYIPEPRLRFNYGFSKNLNLELLAELKSQNSQQIIDLQKDYFGIEKRRWIVSNNTTVPIQRSRQLSLNLFYKKNDWLLDVENFYKKVIGITSSSQGFQNQLEFVRTTGDYEIVGTEILIQKKMNHFLTWLNYTYNNNNYNFADYEYPSFPNNFELTHTVSWAGIFEKNNFKIALGTKWSSGRPKTSPDFSRIDLSNPVLIYNKPNNTNLTIFSQVNFSTTYKWKTANGIQYKAGISILNILNRKNEISENYRISSLSNSIEEVETFSLQRTPNLSFRVSF; from the coding sequence TTGTTTTTTATATTTTTTCTTGCCTTGAATCTTTTTTCTCAAGACAAAGAGAAAGCCATGCCTTTTAAGAAAATAATAACCAATATAGAACAGCAGCATCAAGTTGTATTTAATTATACGGAAGATAATGTTACCGGACTGCATTTAATTCCACCCGGGAAATCACTTTCTTTAGATCAAAAACTGCAGTATCTTTCAAGAAATACTAATTTATCATTTGAGCTTATTGAAGGAAAATTCATTAATATTTATAAAAAAGAAAGTCGGCCTCAGATAATCTGTGGCTATGTTTTTTCTGATATTGATAAAAAACCTATTGAAAATGCCAATGTCCGTTTAAGCAGCGGTACACAAATTACAACAGATTCTGAGGGTTATTTTGAATTTGAGAAAGGTTCTAAAAATATTTTTTCGATTAGTCATATTGGGTTTGTAACCAAAAAAATAATTTCTGAAAATTTAGATTCTAAAGATTGTCTAAAAATAGTATTAGAATCTGAAATTACAGAACTGGAAGAAATTAAAACTAACGCTATTCTTGCTTCTGGAATTTCCAAAAACAGTGATGGCTCTTTTGAAATTAAACCAAAAAAGTTTGGTATTCTGCCAGGACTTATCGAACCTGATGCCTTGCAGACTATGCAGCAGATTCCGGGAGTTAACAGTATAGATGAAAGTGTGTCCAGCATCAATGTACGCGGAGGTACGCACGATCAAAACTTGTTTTTATGGAATGGAATACGAATTTTCCAAACAGGGCATTTTTTTGGCTTAATATCTGTTTTTAATCCTAATCTGGCGCACACTATTTCTATCTATAAAAACGGGAGTTCTGCTTTTTATGGTGAAAGCGTTTCCAGCGTAGTTGCCATTTCTTCAACTCCTGAAACAGCAGAAAAGAATAGTTTTAGTGCAGGAATCAACATGATTAATGCTGATATTTATGCTAAATACAACCTTTCAAAAAAGAGTTATATTGAAATTTCTGCACGAAAGTCAATAACTGATTATCTGGAAACACCAACATATAAAGAGTATTTCAATAAAGTATTTCAAAACACTACAATCACTGATTTTTCTAAAAATCAGAATATTAATTATCAGAGCGACAAAGAATTTGATTTCTACGATGCGACCTTCAAATATGCTCAAAAAATAGGACACAAAGATCTCATGATTGTCGATTTAATAACAATAAAAGATAATCTCAAGGTTTTTCAAAGTGCATCTGTAAACAACACAAACAAATCAGAAACTAATATTCTGCGCCAGCAGAATTATGGAGGAAATCTGTCATGGAAAAGAAACTGGAACAGCTTCAACACAACTAAAATCAACATTTACAATTCTGCTTATGAACTTTTGGGAGACCAGAAAACGACGAATGAAAACCAGACAGTTACCCAGGAAAACACGGTTGGTAATAATGGAATTAATTTAGAAAACAATCATACCCTCAATTCTAAACTTAGTATTAATAATGGTTATCAGTTCAATGAAATTGGCATTACAAATTTAGAGCAGGTAAACATTCCGAGTTTTTACCGCAAAATTAAAGACGTTTTAAGAACACATACTCTGATATTAGAAGGTAAATATAATGATACGCTTTCCCGAATAATATTAAATGCAGGAGTGCGGCTGAACTACATTGATAAGTTCAAAAAGTACATTCCTGAACCCCGCCTGCGGTTTAACTATGGATTTAGCAAAAATCTGAATTTAGAACTATTAGCAGAATTAAAAAGCCAAAATTCCCAACAGATTATTGACCTTCAGAAGGATTATTTTGGTATTGAAAAAAGACGCTGGATTGTCTCCAATAATACAACAGTCCCTATACAAAGAAGCAGACAATTATCTTTAAATTTATTCTATAAAAAGAATGACTGGCTGCTTGATGTAGAAAATTTCTATAAAAAAGTAATTGGAATTACAAGTTCAAGCCAGGGATTTCAAAACCAATTAGAGTTTGTGAGAACAACTGGTGATTATGAAATAGTGGGTACAGAAATCCTCATTCAAAAAAAGATGAATCACTTTCTGACCTGGCTAAATTACACTTACAATAACAATAATTACAATTTTGCCGATTATGAATACCCAAGTTTCCCGAACAATTTCGAGCTGACACATACGGTATCATGGGCTGGAATCTTTGAAAAAAACAATTTTAAAATTGCATTGGGAACAAAATGGTCATCTGGAAGACCAAAAACATCTCCTGACTTCTCTAGAATCGATCTTTCAAACCCTGTATTGATTTATAATAAACCAAACAATACAAATTTGACCATTTTTTCGCAAGTTAATTTTTCTACAACTTACAAATGGAAAACTGCAAACGGAATTCAATATAAAGCAGGAATATCCATCCTAAACATTCTGAATAGAAAAAATGAAATCAGCGAAAATTATCGAATAAGTTCTCTGTCAAATTCTATTGAGGAAGTCGAAACATTTTCTCTGCAAAGAACTCCAAACCTGAGTTTTAGGGTTTCTTTTTAA
- a CDS encoding FecR family protein: MEKDQLLAKWLNNDLSEDELAVFKASPDFEKYQKIKNYTEHLEVGDLDENSMLSNILKQKKAAPKVVPLYKKWMFRAAAVFVIALGITFALKFLVPQTETAGFGQKTTFSLPDNSEVVLNSGSEINYKKWNWNNSRHLELKGEAYFRVSKGKRFEVQTSLGKVTVLGTQFNVKARKNRFDVTCYEGRVKVNYADTQILLTHGQSVSFENGKQVKMKINSLKPEWMDNQICFYKENLRTLLDEVERQYNITIELNNKDTLSIFTGKLPAKDLNTALHIINTTYNLKAQKVSKNKIIIDGK; this comes from the coding sequence ATGGAAAAAGATCAGTTATTAGCCAAATGGCTCAACAATGATTTATCTGAGGATGAGTTAGCTGTATTTAAAGCTAGTCCCGATTTCGAAAAATACCAAAAAATAAAAAATTATACAGAGCATTTAGAAGTTGGCGATCTGGATGAAAACAGCATGCTGTCAAATATTCTTAAGCAGAAAAAAGCAGCACCAAAAGTAGTTCCTTTATATAAAAAATGGATGTTTCGCGCAGCCGCAGTCTTTGTTATAGCGCTTGGAATTACCTTTGCTCTGAAATTTTTAGTACCTCAAACGGAGACGGCAGGTTTTGGCCAGAAAACGACTTTTTCATTACCTGATAATTCTGAAGTAGTTTTAAATTCCGGTTCTGAAATAAACTATAAAAAATGGAACTGGAACAACAGCAGACATCTTGAACTAAAGGGAGAGGCTTATTTCAGGGTATCCAAAGGAAAACGCTTTGAAGTACAGACTTCATTGGGAAAAGTAACGGTTTTAGGAACTCAGTTTAACGTTAAAGCCAGAAAAAACAGGTTTGATGTAACATGTTATGAAGGACGCGTTAAAGTAAATTATGCCGATACTCAAATTCTATTAACACATGGACAAAGCGTTAGTTTTGAAAACGGTAAACAGGTTAAAATGAAAATTAATTCATTGAAACCAGAATGGATGGACAATCAAATATGTTTTTATAAGGAGAATCTCAGAACTCTATTGGACGAAGTCGAGAGGCAGTACAACATTACGATCGAACTAAATAACAAAGACACATTGTCTATATTTACTGGCAAATTGCCCGCTAAAGATCTAAATACAGCATTGCATATCATTAACACAACCTATAATTTGAAGGCTCAAAAAGTCTCAAAAAATAAAATAATTATTGACGGAAAATAA
- a CDS encoding RNA polymerase sigma factor has translation MPDKNQSNTCDEIIFSSFFKSHIKAVRNFLFYKFGNTDQAEDLAQEAFLKLWQNCASVPLEKAKSYVYTIANNSSLNQIAHQKVVLRYEKNFTGLDKTNENPEYILEEKQFQAKLLKAIENLNEKQRIAFLMHRIDGKKYSEIASDLNISVKAVEKRIHLALLSLRKEIDILK, from the coding sequence ATGCCAGATAAAAACCAATCAAACACTTGTGACGAAATAATTTTTTCGTCTTTTTTCAAAAGTCATATAAAAGCTGTTCGAAATTTTCTTTTTTACAAATTTGGCAATACAGACCAAGCAGAAGATTTAGCACAGGAAGCTTTTTTAAAACTTTGGCAGAACTGTGCTTCAGTACCGCTGGAAAAAGCAAAATCTTATGTTTATACAATTGCAAATAACAGCAGTCTTAATCAGATTGCACATCAAAAAGTTGTCTTGCGATATGAAAAAAACTTCACAGGTTTGGACAAAACAAATGAAAATCCAGAATATATCCTGGAAGAAAAACAATTTCAGGCCAAACTTTTGAAAGCTATTGAAAACTTAAACGAAAAACAGCGTATTGCTTTTTTGATGCATAGAATTGACGGAAAAAAATACAGCGAGATTGCTTCCGATTTAAATATTAGCGTAAAGGCTGTTGAAAAACGCATCCACTTAGCTTTGTTAAGCTTACGCAAAGAAATTGATATATTAAAGTAG